One genomic segment of Devosia sp. includes these proteins:
- a CDS encoding LacI family DNA-binding transcriptional regulator, with translation MSEDNVKRRATVHDVARAAGVSLATVDRVLNGRPGVRAATSEKVEAAIAQLGFSRDLNASLMARARDLSLVFLIPDGSNEFMDGLAASVAGRTGTALADRIDLKTRRVRALDPADLARHLNDLDPRLCDCAAIVATEDPGVTAAVDAANRRGIVIMTLVSDLPGSARRHFIGIDNVAAGRTAASLLGRFLPQGGKVALVAGSLHLRDHADRLAGFEATLAREFPAISLIGPLEGHDERTETAALVSAILADHPDLAGLYNLGAGNTGLVSALERSGRAGSLRVIAHELTEPTRAGLKSGAIDVVLDQNPDGEIREAISAARALALGTSGSAVTNPIEIGIFLRDNLR, from the coding sequence TTGAGCGAAGACAATGTGAAGCGCCGGGCCACTGTCCACGACGTGGCGCGCGCCGCCGGCGTATCCCTGGCCACGGTCGACCGGGTCCTGAACGGCAGGCCCGGCGTGCGTGCCGCGACCTCCGAAAAGGTCGAGGCGGCAATCGCCCAATTGGGCTTTTCGCGCGATCTCAATGCTTCGCTGATGGCCCGGGCCCGTGACCTCAGCCTGGTCTTTCTCATCCCCGATGGCAGCAACGAATTCATGGACGGGCTGGCCGCCTCGGTCGCCGGTCGCACCGGCACCGCCCTCGCCGACCGCATCGATCTCAAGACCCGCCGGGTCCGGGCGCTCGATCCGGCCGACCTTGCCCGCCATCTCAATGACCTCGATCCGCGCCTGTGCGACTGCGCCGCGATCGTGGCCACCGAAGACCCCGGCGTGACCGCGGCCGTCGATGCCGCCAACCGGCGCGGCATCGTCATCATGACGCTGGTTTCAGACCTGCCCGGCTCGGCGCGGCGGCATTTCATCGGCATCGACAATGTCGCGGCCGGGCGCACCGCCGCCTCCCTGCTCGGCCGTTTTCTGCCCCAGGGCGGCAAGGTGGCGCTGGTGGCCGGGTCCCTGCACCTGCGCGACCACGCCGACCGCCTGGCTGGGTTCGAGGCCACGCTGGCGCGGGAATTTCCGGCCATTTCGCTCATCGGCCCGCTCGAGGGCCATGACGAGCGAACCGAGACGGCGGCGCTTGTGAGCGCCATCCTGGCGGACCACCCGGACCTCGCCGGTCTCTACAATCTGGGCGCCGGCAATACCGGGCTGGTCTCGGCCCTGGAGCGATCGGGCCGCGCGGGGAGCCTGCGGGTCATTGCCCATGAACTGACCGAGCCGACCCGGGCTGGGCTCAAAAGCGGCGCCATCGACGTGGTGCTCGATCAAAACCCCGACGGGGAAATCCGCGAGGCGATTTCCGCGGCCCGCGCCTTGGCGCTGGGGACATCCGGCAGTGCCGTGACCAATCCCATCGAGATCGGAATTTTTCTGCGGGACAATTTGCGGTAG
- the xylB gene encoding xylulokinase: protein MTFLGIDIGTSGVKALLIDADGKALGEASAPAVEPVRPQPGWSEQNPADWWAATLGAVDKLKQSHPRELAAVKGIGLSGHMHGATLLGENDTVLRPCILWNDGRSAKECAEMEAALPALRELAGNIAMPGFTAPKIAWVRKNEPEIFRQIRKVLLPKAYVRLLLTGEHVEDMSDGAGTLWMDVARRDWSDALLGVTGLGREHMPRLVEGSAVSAELKAEYAARWGMTGPVVVAGGAGDNAAAACGIGAIRPGEGFVSLGTSGVLFVSNESFSPNTEGAVHAFCHAVPDTWHQMGVILSATDSLNWLSRITGRKQAELSGEAESQFKGPGETIFLPYLSGERTPHNNANARGSFTGLSQSSDPAQLAQAVMEGVSFAMRDCQRVLNDAGTRIDRLLAVGGGSKSALWLKLLATNLDMEIALPEDGDFGGALGAARLGLCAATGARPADVMTMPPILRTIAPDQSLSAAYSDHYARYRALYSAIEEARS, encoded by the coding sequence ATGACCTTTCTGGGCATCGATATCGGCACGTCCGGTGTCAAGGCGCTGCTGATCGACGCGGACGGAAAGGCGCTGGGCGAGGCTTCGGCGCCGGCCGTCGAACCGGTGCGCCCGCAACCGGGCTGGTCGGAGCAGAACCCGGCCGACTGGTGGGCGGCAACGCTCGGCGCCGTGGACAAGCTCAAGCAGAGCCATCCGCGCGAACTGGCGGCGGTCAAGGGCATCGGGCTTTCGGGGCATATGCATGGGGCAACCCTGCTCGGCGAGAACGACACCGTGTTGCGCCCCTGCATTCTCTGGAATGATGGCCGCTCGGCCAAGGAATGCGCGGAGATGGAAGCCGCCCTTCCCGCCCTGCGCGAGCTGGCGGGCAATATCGCCATGCCCGGCTTCACGGCGCCCAAGATCGCCTGGGTGCGCAAAAACGAGCCCGAGATTTTCCGGCAGATCAGAAAAGTCCTTTTGCCCAAGGCCTATGTGCGGCTGCTGCTGACCGGCGAGCATGTCGAGGACATGTCCGATGGTGCCGGAACGCTGTGGATGGATGTGGCGCGGCGCGACTGGTCGGACGCGCTGCTCGGCGTCACCGGGCTTGGCCGCGAGCACATGCCGCGGCTTGTCGAGGGCTCGGCCGTTTCGGCTGAACTCAAGGCTGAGTACGCGGCGCGCTGGGGCATGACCGGCCCGGTCGTGGTGGCTGGCGGTGCCGGTGACAATGCCGCCGCCGCCTGCGGCATCGGCGCCATCCGGCCCGGTGAAGGCTTTGTATCGCTGGGCACTTCGGGCGTGCTCTTCGTCTCCAATGAAAGTTTCAGCCCCAATACCGAGGGCGCCGTCCATGCCTTCTGCCATGCGGTGCCCGACACCTGGCACCAGATGGGCGTCATCCTGTCGGCCACCGATTCGCTGAACTGGCTGTCCCGCATCACCGGCAGGAAGCAGGCCGAACTGTCGGGCGAAGCCGAATCCCAGTTCAAGGGGCCGGGCGAGACCATTTTCTTGCCCTATCTCTCGGGTGAGCGCACCCCGCACAACAACGCCAATGCCCGTGGATCGTTTACCGGCCTCAGCCAGTCCAGCGATCCGGCACAATTGGCCCAGGCCGTCATGGAGGGCGTGAGCTTTGCCATGCGCGACTGCCAGCGCGTGCTGAACGATGCCGGTACGCGCATCGACCGCCTGCTGGCGGTGGGTGGGGGCAGCAAGTCCGCCCTGTGGCTGAAGCTGCTCGCCACCAATCTCGACATGGAAATCGCGCTGCCCGAGGACGGCGATTTCGGCGGTGCCCTGGGTGCGGCCCGGCTCGGCCTCTGCGCCGCCACCGGCGCCAGACCGGCGGATGTCATGACCATGCCGCCGATTCTGAGGACGATTGCGCCCGACCAGAGCCTGTCGGCCGCCTATTCCGACCACTATGCGCGCTACCGCGCACTCTATTCCGCCATCGAGGAGGCACGTTCGTGA
- the xylA gene encoding xylose isomerase, which produces MSDFFKGLSQVRYEGPQSKNALAYRHYNKDEVIAGKRMEDHIRPAIAYWHTFAQEGGDPFGGRTFDRPWFDKGLEGAKLKAEVAFEFFDLIDVPYFAFHDVDVAPEGATLEESNKNLRVIGDIIASNMQKSGKKLLWGTANLFSNRRYMAGAATNPDPEVFAYAAGQVKAVLELTHELGGENYVLWGGREGYETLLNTKIGQESDQMARFLTLVIEHAEKIGFTGQILIEPKPQEPSKHQYDYDVATVYGFLQRYGLEKKVKCNIEVGHAFLAGHSFEHELAVASSLGMLGSVDANRNDLQSGWDTDHFPNNAGEMALAFYYILKQGGLGKGGFNFDAKVRRQSLDPADLLHGHILGLDTLARGLKGAVALIEDGEYDKLLDGRYAGWNAGLGKEILGGKLSLSDIAARVQAETINPQPKSGRQEYLENLVNRFV; this is translated from the coding sequence GTGAGTGATTTTTTCAAAGGCCTGAGCCAGGTCAGGTATGAGGGCCCCCAGAGCAAGAATGCGCTGGCCTATCGCCACTACAACAAGGACGAAGTGATCGCCGGCAAAAGGATGGAAGACCATATCCGTCCCGCCATCGCCTACTGGCATACCTTTGCCCAGGAAGGCGGCGACCCCTTTGGCGGCCGCACCTTCGACCGACCCTGGTTCGACAAGGGCCTTGAAGGCGCCAAGCTCAAGGCCGAAGTGGCCTTTGAATTCTTCGACCTGATCGACGTGCCCTACTTTGCCTTCCACGACGTGGACGTGGCGCCCGAGGGCGCGACGCTGGAGGAGAGCAACAAGAACCTGCGCGTTATCGGCGACATCATCGCCAGCAACATGCAAAAGAGCGGCAAGAAGCTGTTGTGGGGCACGGCCAACCTGTTCTCGAACCGCCGCTACATGGCCGGCGCTGCGACCAATCCCGATCCGGAAGTCTTCGCCTATGCGGCCGGACAGGTGAAGGCGGTGCTGGAGCTGACCCACGAACTGGGCGGCGAGAACTACGTGCTCTGGGGCGGCCGCGAAGGCTATGAAACCCTGCTCAACACCAAGATCGGCCAGGAATCCGATCAGATGGCCCGCTTCCTGACCCTGGTCATCGAGCATGCAGAAAAGATCGGCTTTACCGGCCAGATCCTGATCGAGCCCAAGCCGCAGGAGCCAAGCAAGCACCAGTACGACTACGACGTCGCCACCGTTTACGGGTTCCTGCAGCGCTATGGCCTCGAAAAGAAGGTGAAGTGCAATATCGAAGTCGGCCATGCCTTCCTCGCCGGTCACTCCTTCGAGCACGAACTGGCCGTGGCGAGCTCGCTGGGCATGCTCGGCTCGGTCGATGCAAACCGCAATGACCTGCAATCGGGCTGGGACACCGACCATTTCCCCAACAATGCCGGGGAAATGGCGCTGGCCTTCTACTACATCCTCAAGCAAGGTGGCCTGGGCAAGGGCGGCTTCAACTTCGACGCCAAGGTGCGCCGCCAGTCGCTCGACCCGGCCGACCTGCTGCACGGCCATATCCTGGGCCTCGATACCCTGGCGCGCGGTCTCAAGGGCGCCGTGGCCCTGATCGAGGACGGCGAATACGACAAATTGCTGGATGGCCGGTATGCTGGCTGGAATGCGGGCCTCGGCAAGGAAATCCTCGGCGGCAAGCTGAGCCTGTCCGACATCGCTGCCCGGGTGCAGGCGGAGACGATCAACCCGCAGCCGAAATCGGGCCGCCAGGAATATCTCGAAAACCTGGTGAACCGGTTCGTCTAA
- a CDS encoding glycoside hydrolase family 43 protein yields the protein MSQITNPILPGFNPDPSILRVGDDYYIATSTFEWFPGVQIHHSKDLANWELVTRPLTRKSQLDMRGDPDSCGVWAPCLTHDGEKFWLVYTDVKRKDGSFKDAHNYIVWADSIEGPWSDPVYVNSSGFDPSLFHDDDGRKWFVNMLWDHRTRPLKFAGIALQEFDPKAGKLVGPVKNIYKGTDLKLVEGPHLYKRNGWYYLLTAEGGTAYDHACTFARSRNLDGPYETHPQKHILTSKDAPLAALQRAGHGDIVETPEGKTYLVHLTGRPTTQERRCVLGRETAIQEAYWGEDDWLYVKNGPVPSLHVEVPGTRDEAKYWAEQRYTFENGLPMDFQWLRTPEPERIFSTGKGKLTLFGRESIGSWFEQALVARRQQHFSYDAETVVDFPATDERTMAGLTAYYSRYNFFYLAVTAHSDGQRELLIMNSEVSWPDGNLSFPAAPVQIPNEGKVRLALTIRGRRLQFFYALEGQDLQPIGPVFDASILSDECGGHQAHGSFTGAFVGVAAHDLNGTASPAVFDYFTYRPQHDASDRYEIESLS from the coding sequence ATGTCCCAGATCACCAATCCCATTCTTCCCGGTTTCAACCCGGACCCTTCCATTCTGAGGGTCGGGGACGATTATTACATCGCCACCTCGACCTTTGAGTGGTTTCCCGGGGTGCAGATCCATCATTCCAAGGATCTGGCGAACTGGGAGCTGGTCACGAGGCCCCTCACGCGCAAGAGCCAGCTCGACATGCGCGGCGATCCCGATAGCTGCGGGGTCTGGGCGCCGTGCCTCACCCATGACGGGGAAAAATTCTGGCTGGTCTATACCGACGTCAAGCGCAAGGACGGCTCGTTCAAGGACGCGCATAATTACATCGTCTGGGCCGACAGCATCGAGGGGCCGTGGTCCGACCCGGTCTATGTCAATTCATCGGGCTTCGACCCCAGCCTCTTCCATGACGATGACGGCAGGAAGTGGTTCGTCAACATGCTCTGGGACCACCGCACGCGGCCGCTGAAATTTGCCGGCATCGCGCTGCAGGAATTCGACCCCAAGGCCGGAAAACTCGTGGGGCCGGTCAAGAACATCTACAAGGGCACCGATCTCAAGCTGGTCGAGGGCCCCCATCTCTATAAGCGCAATGGGTGGTACTACCTGCTGACGGCCGAAGGCGGCACGGCCTATGATCATGCCTGCACCTTTGCCCGCTCGCGCAATCTGGACGGGCCCTACGAGACCCATCCACAAAAGCACATCCTGACCAGCAAGGATGCACCGCTCGCCGCCCTGCAGCGGGCCGGTCATGGCGATATCGTCGAGACGCCCGAGGGCAAGACCTATCTCGTGCACCTGACCGGCCGCCCGACCACCCAGGAACGCCGCTGCGTGCTGGGCCGCGAGACGGCGATCCAGGAGGCCTATTGGGGCGAGGACGACTGGCTCTATGTCAAGAACGGGCCGGTGCCATCGCTGCATGTCGAGGTGCCGGGCACGCGCGACGAGGCCAAATACTGGGCCGAGCAGCGCTATACGTTCGAGAACGGCCTGCCTATGGACTTCCAGTGGCTGCGCACGCCCGAACCCGAGCGGATTTTTTCGACCGGGAAAGGCAAGCTGACCCTGTTCGGCCGCGAGAGCATCGGCTCCTGGTTCGAACAGGCCTTGGTGGCCCGCCGTCAGCAGCATTTCTCCTATGATGCCGAGACCGTGGTGGATTTCCCCGCCACCGACGAACGCACCATGGCGGGGCTGACGGCCTATTACAGCCGCTACAACTTCTTCTATCTCGCCGTCACCGCCCATTCCGATGGCCAGCGCGAACTGCTGATCATGAATTCGGAAGTGTCCTGGCCTGACGGCAATCTGAGCTTTCCGGCGGCGCCGGTGCAGATACCAAACGAGGGCAAGGTCAGGCTGGCGCTGACCATTCGCGGGCGCAGGCTGCAGTTCTTCTACGCACTCGAGGGGCAGGACCTGCAGCCGATCGGGCCGGTCTTTGATGCCTCGATCCTCTCGGACGAATGCGGCGGCCACCAGGCCCATGGCAGCTTTACCGGCGCCTTTGTCGGCGTGGCCGCGCACGATCTCAACGGCACGGCAAGCCCGGCGGTGTTCGACTATTTCACCTATCGCCCCCAGCATGACGCCAGCGATCGCTACGAGATCGAGAGCCTGAGCTAG
- a CDS encoding DUF2189 domain-containing protein, whose protein sequence is MARMHVMAGIGDKFDKPAIRTITVSDLGDVLRQGMADFWARPSHYIVLMLIYPIIGIVLAVWMNGWHSWTLLYPLVGGFALVGPVAALPLYEISRRREMGENPGWREAMSVIRSPAIGSIMAVAALLFIFFTLWLTSAQALYESLFGASPPRTLTGLLDQVLTQPGGRTLLAVGTGLGALFALAVLCTSVIAFPLLLDRDVGAYVAVETSMRAVLYNRVPLFVWGVIVGAGLFLASIPLFVGLALVLPIFGHATWHLYRKLVEPVSMIRGQ, encoded by the coding sequence ATGGCCAGAATGCATGTCATGGCCGGCATCGGCGACAAGTTCGACAAGCCGGCAATCCGAACCATTACCGTGTCCGATCTGGGCGACGTGCTGCGCCAGGGCATGGCCGACTTCTGGGCCCGGCCCAGCCATTACATCGTTTTGATGCTGATCTATCCGATCATCGGCATCGTGTTGGCCGTCTGGATGAATGGCTGGCACAGCTGGACCCTGCTCTATCCACTGGTCGGCGGCTTCGCGCTGGTGGGGCCGGTGGCCGCGCTGCCGCTCTACGAAATATCCCGCAGGCGGGAAATGGGCGAAAACCCGGGCTGGCGCGAAGCGATGAGCGTCATCCGCTCGCCGGCCATCGGCAGCATCATGGCGGTGGCCGCGCTGCTCTTCATCTTCTTCACGCTCTGGCTCACCAGCGCCCAGGCCCTCTATGAGAGCCTGTTCGGGGCCTCGCCGCCGCGGACATTGACCGGCCTTCTCGACCAGGTGCTGACCCAGCCCGGCGGCCGCACGCTGCTCGCGGTGGGCACGGGGCTTGGCGCGCTGTTTGCGCTGGCGGTGCTGTGCACCAGCGTCATCGCCTTCCCGCTGCTGCTCGACCGCGATGTCGGGGCCTATGTGGCGGTCGAGACCTCCATGCGGGCCGTGCTCTACAACCGCGTGCCCCTGTTTGTCTGGGGCGTGATCGTGGGGGCGGGCCTGTTCCTGGCCTCGATACCGCTCTTTGTCGGCCTCGCGCTGGTCCTGCCGATATTCGGGCACGCGACCTGGCATCTCTACCGCAAGCTGGTGGAGCCGGTTTCGATGATCCGCGGTCAGTAG